A part of Antechinus flavipes isolate AdamAnt ecotype Samford, QLD, Australia chromosome 6, AdamAnt_v2, whole genome shotgun sequence genomic DNA contains:
- the LOC127539756 gene encoding uncharacterized protein LOC127539756 isoform X2: MELLRMTSSPTPSVKRKLSRNSNFVLEGGVLYYQGKGKFQRVLFTPEKKREAFEEAHVVSAERHHGIRATGINITKSYYWPRITLHARQWVKECKKCQRDKLAKQEAQSARVRAKKCKGVAPAARLRERPSVSPPLRLPPPAAVAPKKEALTAQVRRFPLSPARGHWCPSHVYRTGPGRGFWEWSMASEGWEEGRQGSELVGSVWKRGARSGALRVGTARSGGQAVPSGRAGC; encoded by the exons ATGGAGCTTTTGAGGATGACCTCTTCCCCGACCCCTTCCGTCAAAAGGAAGCTGAGTCGGAACTCCAATTTTGTCCTGGAAG GCGGCGTGCTGTACTACCAGGGCAAAGGCAAGTTCCAGAGAGTGCTCTTCACCCCGGAGAAGAAGCGGGAAGCCTTCGAGGAGGCCCACGTGGTCTCGGCCGAGCGGCACCACGGCATCCGGGCCACCGGCATCAACATCACCAAGTCCTACTACTGGCCCCGGATCACGCTGCACGCGCGGCAGTGG GTGAAGGAGTGTAAGAAGTGCCAGAGAGACAAGTTAGCAAAGCAGGAGGCCCAGAGTGCCAGG GTCAGAGCTAAGAAGTGTAAGGGAGTGGCCCCGGCGGCTCGGCTCAGGGAGCGGCCGTCCGTCTCGCCCCCCCTGAGACTCCCGCCCCCAGCTGCGGTGGCCCCCAAGAAAGAGGCCCTGACAGCCCAGGTACGCCGCTTTCCCCTTTCTCCGGCGAGGGGGCATTGGTGCCCATCACACGTCTACCGGACTGGGCCTGGGAGGGGATTCTGGGAGTGGTCAATGGCCTCCGAgggatgggaggaggggaggcagGGCTCCGAGCTCGTTGGGTCAGTGTGGAAGAGAGGGGCGAGATCTGGTGCCCTTCGGGTGGGCACTGCCAGGAGTGGCGGGCAGGCTGTGCCCAGCGGCAGGGCCGGATGCTGA
- the LOC127539756 gene encoding uncharacterized protein LOC127539756 isoform X1, which yields MSLPQRWERTENARGAAGKEAPVWGSERRASISSFRMGGTGLRPRGGGRAPMGGAERAVWGGPEPVLGAQRACLPPGGVLYYQGKGKFQRVLFTPEKKREAFEEAHVVSAERHHGIRATGINITKSYYWPRITLHARQWVKECKKCQRDKLAKQEAQSARVRAKKCKGVAPAARLRERPSVSPPLRLPPPAAVAPKKEALTAQVRRFPLSPARGHWCPSHVYRTGPGRGFWEWSMASEGWEEGRQGSELVGSVWKRGARSGALRVGTARSGGQAVPSGRAGC from the exons ATGTCTTTGCCACAGAGATGGGAAAGGACTGAAAACGCCCGCGGGGCGGCAGGCAAGGAGGCCCCCGTTTGGGGCAGTGAGAGACGGGCCTCGATCAGCAGCTTCCGGATGGGGGGCACCGGCCTCCGGCCCAGAGGGGGCGGCCGAGCCCCGATGGGGGGGGCAGAGAGAGCAGTCTGGGGGGGCCCTGAGCCGGTCCTGGGCGCCCAGCGGGCCTGCTTGCCCCCAGGCGGCGTGCTGTACTACCAGGGCAAAGGCAAGTTCCAGAGAGTGCTCTTCACCCCGGAGAAGAAGCGGGAAGCCTTCGAGGAGGCCCACGTGGTCTCGGCCGAGCGGCACCACGGCATCCGGGCCACCGGCATCAACATCACCAAGTCCTACTACTGGCCCCGGATCACGCTGCACGCGCGGCAGTGG GTGAAGGAGTGTAAGAAGTGCCAGAGAGACAAGTTAGCAAAGCAGGAGGCCCAGAGTGCCAGG GTCAGAGCTAAGAAGTGTAAGGGAGTGGCCCCGGCGGCTCGGCTCAGGGAGCGGCCGTCCGTCTCGCCCCCCCTGAGACTCCCGCCCCCAGCTGCGGTGGCCCCCAAGAAAGAGGCCCTGACAGCCCAGGTACGCCGCTTTCCCCTTTCTCCGGCGAGGGGGCATTGGTGCCCATCACACGTCTACCGGACTGGGCCTGGGAGGGGATTCTGGGAGTGGTCAATGGCCTCCGAgggatgggaggaggggaggcagGGCTCCGAGCTCGTTGGGTCAGTGTGGAAGAGAGGGGCGAGATCTGGTGCCCTTCGGGTGGGCACTGCCAGGAGTGGCGGGCAGGCTGTGCCCAGCGGCAGGGCCGGATGCTGA
- the LOC127539757 gene encoding uncharacterized protein LOC127539757 — protein sequence MEQTPRGACFIFVVVDHYTRWVEAAPMKTCSPEETAEQVLKLVYRFAFPERIVCTQSGDFVRQLNQILRIRADLQCDLVANYRPRTHGLLEMTNAFVQRLLTLVVRGNTANWDLELPNVLFLQMQAENESEEDDLGSEERSEGDLEGDDAVPPAPFPSASEPSPDEDAEPVVVAALGVEDTCPYCDQLADRGNSEVFTMLQCGACQSWAHRTCVQRWYRGDGWRSAFRCRACFPGPGSGPE from the exons ATGGAGCAGACGCCCCGGGGAGCCTGCTTCATCTTCGTGGTGGTGGACCACTACACCCGCTGGGTGGAGGCGGCCCCCATGAAGACGTGCTCCCCCGAGGAGACGGCCGAGCAGGTGCTCAAGCTGGTGTACCGCTTCGCCTTCCCGGAGAGGATCGTCTGCACCCAGAGCGGCGACTTTGTCCGGCAG CTGAATCAGATCCTGAGGATCCGGGCCGACCTCCAGTGTGACCTCGTAGCCAACTACCGGCCCCGGACGCACGGGCTCCTGGAGATGACCAACGCCTTCGTGCAGAG GCTGCTCACGTTGGTGGTGAGAGGGAACACGGCCAACTGGGACCTGGAGCTGCCAAACGTTCTCTTCCTGCAGATGCAG GCGGAGAACGAGTCGGAGGAAGACGACCTGGGCTCGGAGGAGAGGTCGGAGGGAGACTTGGAGGGTGACGACGCCGTGCCCCCCGCTCCCTTCCCCTCGGCCTCGGAGCCGTCCCCGGACGAGGACGCGGAGCCGGTCGTGGTGGCCGCCCTCGGCGTGGAGGACACGTGTCCCTACTGCGACCAGCTCGCCGACAGAGGCAACAGCGAAGTTTTCACCATG CTGCAGTGCGGCGCCTGCCAGTCCTGGGCCCATCGCACCTGCGTGCAGCGGTGGTACAGAGGCGACGGCTGGAGGAGCGCGTTCCGCTGCAGAGCCTGCTTCCCCGGGCCCGGCTCCGGCCCAGAGTGA